In Equus przewalskii isolate Varuska chromosome 14, EquPr2, whole genome shotgun sequence, the sequence TCACTATGGCGGCGGGCTTGGCTCGGCTCGGGCTGCGGTCTGTCAAGCAGGTTCGGGTTCAATTCTGCCCCTTCGAGAAGGACGTGGAGTCGACGAGGTACGCGGGGGAGGGCGTGGGGACGGGAAGGGGCGCGCCTTCCTCCCGCCGGGGTCTGGCACCCCTCGGCCTGATCTCACGCCGCCTTCTCGCCGCAGGACCTTCCTCCAGGCGGTGAGCAGCGAGAAGGTGCGCTCCACCAACCTCAACTGCGCGGTGATTGCGGACGTGCGGCACGACGGCTCCGAACCCTGCGTGGACGTGCTTTTCGGTGGGCGCGGTGGGGAGTGGGGCGGCAGGGGCGGCAGGCAGCCCGCGCGCCCTCAGTCCAGCCCCTCGGCCTCCCGGGTCTGACGCGTTTGTTTCCTCGCCAGGAGACGGGCATCGCCTGGTGATGCGCGGCGCCCACCTCACCGCCCGGGAAATGCTCACTGCCTTCGCCTCCCACATCCAGGCCAGGAGCGCCCAGGCCAGTAGCGCGGCGGGGAGCGGGGACAAGCCAGGCGCTGGGACCGGGTCCTGACAGTGCGGAGGAGACCAACAAGCAGATTTTAGCCTCGGACTAGGACACTTAAGAGCTTGACTTAATCACTCAAATCACTATCTGGAGGGCCACAGAACGCCACCAACAACAACGAAAGAGCCTTGTGACTACAAATCCAACCAACGTTTCTGAGACAAGACAAGATCACCGAGGGGTCGGGACaaacttgaatttattttactttcctacCGTCACTCAACCGCTTTTGAATTGGGCTTCTCCCACCACTCACTCAAGGTGCCTCTTAGACTTATTAGCCAAATCCAGTGCTGttttctcagtcctcatctttcCATCTCAGTAGCCTCTGCCACTCTCAATTCACTCCTTTGTGGAACCTGTCTTCCTCTTgggtcctttttcttttcttaacagtAAGGGTGTACTACtctatccttctttttcttctctctttatttttgggGCATCTCATCTTCTGTCATATCTTGAACTGCCCTCTCGGGTTAAATCCTGCATTTCTGTTTGGCTCTAATCTCAACTTCTGTGCTATAGTCAGGTTACCTACTACCAGTATCCTCCAAATCCCAAACGCTCTTTGTCCAAAATAGAACTGATGAtcttacatacacatatacttgTCTCTCCCCCTGACTCCCCCATTCCTTTTAAAGATACTTCATCTGCTCAGCCACCTGGGCTGGAAACTACAGCATTATCTCTGGTTCTGCCCTCTCCTTTTCCCTGCATATCCAGTCAGTAAGTTCAGAATACTCTGTCTAAACAAAAGCTCTGAAATATTCTGTCCATTCCCATTCATTGTCTTGTATCATTACATTCTTCCACCAAGTATCCTTTTGTCtaatttttgttgctgttctaGTTTATCTTTCCAAAGCACATCACTGGTTTTATGTCTCAACACTTCTTGTTTCAGAGAACAGTGCCTAGTATTTTTCATACTAGGTTACCACCCATTAGTGTGgatcatgaaatcaatttagggGGTTAAATCAGCCtttataaaacagaatagaataaatagaataaaaagtatcAGAGTTCATGGCACATGGAATGGGAAGTATTTAATCATGAATATGTAGATAGGTGGATAGATCTAGGTATATACTGTGTAAagtatatgtacgtgtgtgta encodes:
- the MRPL53 gene encoding large ribosomal subunit protein mL53, with amino-acid sequence MAAGLARLGLRSVKQVRVQFCPFEKDVESTRTFLQAVSSEKVRSTNLNCAVIADVRHDGSEPCVDVLFGDGHRLVMRGAHLTAREMLTAFASHIQARSAQASSAAGSGDKPGAGTGS